The following is a genomic window from Rhodothermia bacterium.
CCGGAGACGGTTGGAACTGGAGCGGCGCAGATGTTCGGGTCTCTATGGCCAATCCCAACATCATTTGGACAGGCAATGGCCTCACCGGAGGACGATTCTTGTTTGTCTCGAACGACGGTGGAGACACCTACGCGCCAGTTTCGACCTATAACGCTACCCTTGGCAATGTGACAACCCTTGCCACACATCCAACACAAGATTCTACGGCGTTCGCACTTTATTCTATTTCAAATGCACCTAAGATCCTAAGAACCAAAGATTTAGGAAAAACATGGGAGGACATTTCCGGTTTTGGCTCAGGTACACTAAGCAGTACAGGATTTCCGAATGTTGCCGTCTATTCTTTATTGGTCTTGCCCCATGCACCGCAGACGATTTGGGTTGGTACTGAAATCGGGCTGTTCGAGTCGGTTGATGAGGGCAAAACATGGCACTATGCCAATAACGGACTTCCAGCGGTTGCTATCTGGACGATGGAGGTGATTGATGACGAAGTGGTTCTGGGGACACATGGCCGGGGTGTCTGGACAGTAAAGATTCCCGAACTCCTTACCCACTCCTTCCAGCCGCCGGTGGTCAAAGAATTTGGCCAAATTACCGGAGAACCTCCAGTGGCAACGTTCGTTTTGAGAACGGTATATGACTCCACATGGGTGTTTGTAAACCAAACCAAACTTAAAACCATTCCAAAAAACAACGCTGGGGATATCCTTTCGCCCGACCTTAACAGCCTTACCGCAAAATCCCTGAACCTTACCATTCGTGTTTTTAGAGGGAACAAGAGCATTAATGTGACACGAGGCTTAAACAATCTTAGCCCGTTTGGCCCACTGCTAACAGGTATTGCGACGGACTTTGACACCTCCGAAGCCAATGGACTGTTCTTTACCCCGGGATCGGCGGATGGCGATGCCGTCTTCGGAATCTCTACGGCTCCAGGATTTACAGGGCGTGCTATCCATACCCAACACCCTGTATCCATTGCTCCGGGAAGTACATTTATTTTCCAATTGACCAGTAAAATAACCGTTGCCGCCGTTAGTAGCGACGCTTTTATGGAGTACGACGAAATTGCGATCCTTAAACCGGGCGCAACGGGGTCTAAATTCCCAGATTTTGAATTTGGTGGGTATGTTGTTCCAGAAGGCAGTAAAGATGGGAAAAACTGGACTCCACTGGCCGCTGGAGTCAATAGCAGTGCCTATACCGAATGGCGAACCGCTTATACAAACAAAACCAACGGAAATCCGTCTTTGGTGAAACGCAAGAAAATTGACCTACTAAAAACCTTTAAATCTGGTGATAAGATCAATATTCGGTTCCACCTCATTAACCCTTCTGGCACTTTAGATGGATGGGGATGGATGGCCGATAATCTTGAAATCCAAAAACGCAAACTGGTTCCGAACGAGCAAGAAACGCAACCGCTTCAATTTACACTCGCCCAGAATTACCCCAATCCGTTTAATCCATCCACCAATATTCGGTTTACCCTAAACCGGACGGGATGGGTAAACCTGCAAGTATTTGACCTAAACGGGCGCTTGGTTCGCACCCTGATCAATGCACAAACCGAGGCCGGAAGCCATTCCATACGTTTTGATGCACAAAACCTTCCAAGTGGAACCTATGTGTATCGGATAAAAACAGCACAAGGCATACAAAGCCGTAAAATGACCTTCTTAAAATAAAGTGTATTATGGATTCATGAAACAGCGGGCAATCTGATAAAGGTGTAACTGGCGGAGCGCCGCCGACTATATACATTAAAACAATCAGTTTTGCTTTGATCGTTTCCGGAGTTCGTCAGATGTCATTCCGGTTCCATCGTGTTTCCAGCCTGGCGGTCCAAACACATAGCCCAATTTGGCCCGCCAGGTAGGGGCATTCCAAACATCCTTCACCATATCTTGCCACTCATGCAAGGCAATCCGCACCGGATTATAAGAATAAATATTTTTGGTAAGCCCATACGTTGGTTGTTCCTTCTCCGGCACGAAGGTTCCAAATATCCGATCCCAAATGATCAACATCCCTGCATGGTTTCGGTCTAAATATTGCGCATCGGAGGCGTGGTGTACCCGATGATGGGAAGGCGTATTGAAGAAGTACTCCAACGGACCTAATTTTGTAATGATTTCCGTATGAATCCAGAATTGATAAATCAGGCTAATGGCACTCATTGTCAGTACCATCAAAGGATGGAATCCTAAAAGTGGGAGCCAGAGATAAAACCAGCCACTAAAAAACGAACCTGTCCATGTTTGCCGCAAAGCCGTCCCCAAATTGTATTTTTGTGACGAATGATGCACCACATGCGACGCCCACAGTATCCGACTCTCGTGACTGAGGCGATGTAGCCAATAATACGTGAAGTCGTCACCAAAGAAAAGCAAAACCCAGACCCACCAAGCCCCCCCTAAGTCGAACAAGCGAAATTCGTACACCAAATAATAAAGCCCCAGAAAAAAACCTTTGGTCAATAGGCCAATCAGCACATTTCCAATGCCCATCGTAAGACTGGCGGCGGTGTCCTTAGGTTCATACAAATGAAGTTGCTCTTTGGCCGAAATGATGGCCTCAAGGATAATCAGTATAATAAACGCAGGAATCGCGTAGTGAATCAAACTTGGCATTGCGTTGTTTTTCAGGTTAGGGGAACCAAATGGGATGTAAACGAACTATAAAGACTTGTTGTCGTTCATCCAGATGAACCCATAAATTTACAACCCCTTTTAGTTGTTCCAAAGCCCAATGAAGCAAAAACTTTTTACCCTCCTCTTTTTGTGCGGTCTGCCTATTTTTTTGGCGGCACAAAACAATACAGATCCTTTTGAAAAAGACCGTGCTTTGATTTTGAAGGCAGACCAAGCCCGTATCTATGGCAATGATACCACCAAAGTCTATATCAACGAATTTGCGGACTTTGCCTGCCCCGATTGCAAGTGGTTTTTTGAAACCCGCCTCGACTCCCTCAAGAACCAATTTATTAAAAATGGCAAGGCCAACTTTATTTATCGGGCCTATGTCATTCCTCGGCTCATGCGCGGCTATCATGGCGCAGAGGCCGCATTTTGTGCAGGAGGCGTTTCGGGAAAAGTTGGCTTCGAGGGTATGATGCGGAAATTATTTAACCAGCAAGCAGATTGGCGGAGGCTACAAAATCCACTTCCAAAGTTCGAGGAGTATGCCCGCTCCCTTAAAATCCCTCTTTTACCCTTTAAAGATTGCTTGGCCCGCGATGTCATGGTTCCTTTAATCATCACGGATATCCGACTAGCAAACGCCGTGGACATCCCCGGAACACCTACGTTGGTCTTGACAACCTATGGCGACTTTAGCGGGGATGCCATGTTGGATCCGGATGTTCCTTTTACCAAATTAGAAGAAACCATCCGAAGGGTCGAGGGCAAGATTCCTAAGAAATAATCATGAAAAGGTCGGAGGCTGTTTTTCCGGCCTTTTTTTTATTTCCCAATGATAAATGTGTGGTTAATAACGGCAGGATTCAGTAGTGCTAAGGTACGTTATGCGTTTTTTTGAAGGAAGGCTTCGCTTCACTTCCCAAGAGAAAAGCCATGTTGTATATTGAAATTACTCCGGCCATCATCCCAAAATATGCTATCAACCCAAATAAAGATGCAAGGACATTCCTTAGACCTCACACAAGACCTTCTTGCCCAGCTAAAAGCGATTGTGCCACAGGCTTTTACCGAAGATAAATTGGACGTGGCACAGCTTAAAACGCTCCTTGGAGAAACCGCCTTTGCCGATGGTGAACGCTATGGGCTTTCTTGGGCAGGTAAAACCGAAGCCTACAAAGTTTTACAACGTCCGACAACGGCAACCTTGATTCCTAACCCCGAAGATTCGGAGGAGTGGGAAAATGCGCCA
Proteins encoded in this region:
- a CDS encoding sterol desaturase family protein, whose amino-acid sequence is MPSLIHYAIPAFIILIILEAIISAKEQLHLYEPKDTAASLTMGIGNVLIGLLTKGFFLGLYYLVYEFRLFDLGGAWWVWVLLFFGDDFTYYWLHRLSHESRILWASHVVHHSSQKYNLGTALRQTWTGSFFSGWFYLWLPLLGFHPLMVLTMSAISLIYQFWIHTEIITKLGPLEYFFNTPSHHRVHHASDAQYLDRNHAGMLIIWDRIFGTFVPEKEQPTYGLTKNIYSYNPVRIALHEWQDMVKDVWNAPTWRAKLGYVFGPPGWKHDGTGMTSDELRKRSKQN
- a CDS encoding thioredoxin domain-containing protein, producing MKQKLFTLLFLCGLPIFLAAQNNTDPFEKDRALILKADQARIYGNDTTKVYINEFADFACPDCKWFFETRLDSLKNQFIKNGKANFIYRAYVIPRLMRGYHGAEAAFCAGGVSGKVGFEGMMRKLFNQQADWRRLQNPLPKFEEYARSLKIPLLPFKDCLARDVMVPLIITDIRLANAVDIPGTPTLVLTTYGDFSGDAMLDPDVPFTKLEETIRRVEGKIPKK